Proteins from a single region of Geothrix sp. PMB-07:
- a CDS encoding ABC transporter ATP-binding protein — MISLDRASLRYGPILGLSPTSFELPDGGGITGLLGPNGAGKSSLLQLLSGLLPPSGGDVKVFGQAPFRNPAVLARIGLVPEGDRLPTGLRADRWLRMMGELSGLSGDALNAAVASALATVGMADRAHLTFTRMSKGMRQRIRLAQALMHGPELLILDEPFNGLDPEARLTLMALLRSLAENGTRILVSSHILGEIAQLTDRILLLFRGRLLAEGSVTEIRQLLDRHPVELRLTGEAQVLARWAVEQPELAALRVEDGAVVISVRSPRDILPRLQKAAAEGGIPLRALDPLDLNLDAVFQYLTKDHA; from the coding sequence ATGATCAGCCTCGACCGCGCCTCCCTGCGTTACGGCCCCATCCTGGGCCTCAGCCCCACCAGTTTTGAGTTGCCTGATGGCGGCGGCATCACGGGCCTGCTGGGGCCCAACGGCGCGGGGAAATCCTCGCTGCTGCAGCTGCTCTCGGGCCTGCTGCCCCCTTCGGGCGGCGATGTGAAGGTCTTCGGCCAGGCCCCCTTCCGCAACCCCGCCGTGCTGGCGCGGATTGGCCTGGTTCCCGAGGGCGACCGCCTGCCCACGGGCCTGCGTGCCGACCGGTGGCTGCGCATGATGGGCGAGTTGTCGGGTCTGTCGGGTGACGCTTTGAATGCGGCCGTGGCCAGCGCCCTGGCCACGGTGGGCATGGCAGACCGCGCGCACCTCACCTTCACGCGCATGTCCAAGGGCATGCGCCAGCGCATCCGCCTGGCGCAGGCGCTCATGCACGGGCCGGAACTGCTCATCCTCGACGAACCCTTCAACGGGCTGGATCCCGAGGCGCGGCTCACGCTCATGGCCCTGCTGCGCAGCCTGGCGGAGAACGGCACCCGCATCCTCGTTTCCAGCCACATCCTGGGTGAGATCGCCCAGCTCACGGACCGCATCCTGTTGCTGTTCCGCGGGCGGCTCCTGGCAGAAGGCTCGGTCACGGAAATCCGCCAGCTGCTGGACCGGCACCCCGTGGAGCTGCGCCTCACGGGCGAGGCCCAGGTGCTGGCCCGCTGGGCGGTGGAGCAGCCGGAACTGGCGGCCCTGCGCGTGGAGGATGGCGCCGTCGTGATTTCCGTGCGCTCGCCCCGGGACATCCTGCCCCGCCTGCAGAAGGCGGCGGCCGAGGGCGGCATTCCGCTGCGGGCGCTGGACCCCCTGGACCTCAACCTCGATGCGGTCTTCCAGTACCTCACGAAGGATCACGCCTGA
- a CDS encoding 7TM diverse intracellular signaling domain-containing protein produces the protein MQLLDWPFLDALQTGALAALFVSFGSDALTRRDKMMGWLSITSFLVGLRHATLAIGTLPTMNPDLVDRVQSLLVAFGFIALCLALTSLFPRHVPPAFPAWMALGMVPNFIRNLVLAHPGFWDSVLHNAANLTYLLGCGLMIVWTLKARQDKDPMGRRLFLGFLGLTLPVVVEIVALSLFDLKIRLSGFSLMILAMAIGTSWQWLAVNSMESRIQTVESEVEVWRSLVPGHAFRTDRPSASMTTLFGPSWADRIKAAPEAHLLGSDGATYRVSSRPLPQGERLGWYLRQEDTQPGHHGFLSGWTVGLGLDDPEEHTRIHDLLKGWGADVHVWGTVPPREGPYPSVLIWAREPSILAVWREDDLLRRRTRWIQIGGPNTKGPHARLEPGAAQEVIQLTLEQLLSRR, from the coding sequence ATGCAACTCCTGGACTGGCCCTTCCTCGATGCCTTGCAGACCGGGGCCCTGGCGGCCCTGTTCGTCAGCTTCGGCAGCGATGCCCTCACGCGGCGGGACAAGATGATGGGCTGGCTTTCCATCACCAGCTTCCTGGTGGGACTCCGCCACGCCACCCTGGCCATCGGCACGCTGCCCACCATGAACCCTGATTTGGTGGACCGGGTGCAGAGCCTCCTGGTGGCCTTTGGCTTCATCGCGCTCTGCCTGGCCCTCACCAGCCTCTTTCCCAGGCACGTGCCACCGGCCTTCCCCGCATGGATGGCACTGGGCATGGTGCCGAATTTCATCCGGAACCTGGTGCTGGCCCACCCGGGCTTCTGGGATTCCGTCCTGCACAATGCCGCCAACCTGACCTACCTCCTCGGCTGCGGCCTGATGATCGTCTGGACCCTGAAGGCCAGGCAGGACAAGGATCCCATGGGCCGCAGACTGTTCCTGGGCTTCCTGGGCCTCACCCTGCCCGTGGTGGTGGAGATCGTGGCCCTGAGCCTCTTCGATCTCAAAATCCGCCTCTCGGGTTTCAGCCTCATGATCCTGGCCATGGCCATCGGTACCTCCTGGCAGTGGCTGGCTGTGAACAGCATGGAATCCCGTATCCAAACCGTGGAATCCGAAGTGGAGGTTTGGCGCAGTCTGGTGCCGGGGCACGCCTTTCGCACCGACCGGCCCTCGGCGTCCATGACCACCCTGTTCGGCCCCAGCTGGGCGGATCGCATCAAAGCCGCGCCGGAAGCCCACCTGCTTGGCAGCGACGGCGCCACCTACCGAGTCAGCAGCCGCCCCCTGCCGCAGGGAGAGCGCCTCGGCTGGTACCTCCGCCAGGAGGATACGCAGCCCGGCCACCATGGCTTCCTCTCTGGCTGGACTGTGGGTCTGGGGCTGGACGATCCCGAAGAGCACACCCGGATCCACGACCTCCTCAAGGGCTGGGGCGCCGATGTGCATGTATGGGGCACGGTGCCGCCCCGGGAGGGCCCCTATCCCAGTGTGCTGATCTGGGCCCGGGAACCGAGCATCCTCGCCGTGTGGCGGGAGGATGACTTGCTGCGGCGGCGCACGCGCTGGATTCAGATCGGGGGCCCCAACACCAAGGGTCCCCATGCGCGGCTGGAGCCGGGAGCCGCCCAGGAAGTCATCCAGCTCACCCTGGAGCAGCTGCTCTCCCGGCGCTGA
- a CDS encoding ABC transporter ATP-binding protein, whose amino-acid sequence MIAFENLEVRYAATATPALKGLTLSLERGIVGLLGPNGAGKSTLLKALLGLLTPSRGSGLVLDVPLGGAESAKLRSRIGYMPEYDALIEDASAYEQVAFWGELSGLAPESARDRAHEVLYFVGLDESRYRPVSGYSTGMRQRVKLAQALVHSPELIFLDEPTNGLDPDGRRRMLDLVLRVHAELGTGVILASHLLGDVERVADQLVILDQGQIKAAGSMAGLRKALAKRVELRFLDPLNAAQEAALADLGEVLEARNGLYDLELIEADPACTFRWAQARGATLVQVTPRHDRLDEVLLRALHGNGAATVSSQGA is encoded by the coding sequence TTGATCGCCTTCGAGAACCTGGAAGTACGCTATGCCGCCACGGCAACCCCTGCCTTGAAGGGGCTGACCCTGTCGCTGGAGCGGGGCATCGTGGGGCTGCTGGGGCCCAACGGCGCCGGGAAATCCACCCTTCTGAAGGCCCTGCTGGGCCTGCTGACGCCTTCCCGGGGTTCGGGCCTGGTGTTGGATGTGCCCCTGGGCGGCGCCGAATCCGCGAAGCTGCGCTCCCGCATCGGCTACATGCCCGAGTACGACGCCCTCATCGAAGATGCCTCTGCCTACGAGCAGGTGGCCTTCTGGGGCGAGCTCAGCGGCCTCGCCCCGGAATCGGCCCGGGACCGCGCTCACGAGGTGCTGTATTTCGTGGGGCTGGACGAATCCCGGTACCGGCCCGTGAGCGGTTACTCCACGGGCATGCGCCAGCGGGTGAAGCTGGCCCAGGCCCTGGTCCACAGCCCTGAGCTGATCTTCCTGGACGAGCCCACCAACGGCCTCGATCCCGATGGCCGCCGCCGCATGCTGGACCTGGTGCTGCGCGTCCATGCAGAGCTGGGCACGGGCGTCATCCTGGCCTCTCACCTGCTGGGCGACGTGGAGCGCGTGGCGGACCAGCTGGTGATCCTGGACCAGGGCCAGATCAAGGCTGCGGGCTCCATGGCGGGCCTGCGCAAAGCTCTGGCCAAGCGGGTGGAGCTGCGTTTCCTCGATCCCCTGAACGCGGCCCAGGAAGCAGCGCTGGCCGACCTGGGCGAGGTGCTGGAGGCCCGGAACGGCCTCTACGATCTGGAGCTAATCGAAGCCGATCCTGCGTGCACCTTCCGCTGGGCTCAGGCCCGGGGTGCCACCCTGGTCCAGGTGACGCCCAGGCACGACCGGTTGGACGAAGTGCTGCTGCGGGCCCTTCACGGAAACGGCGCCGCCACGGTTTCGAGCCAGGGAGCCTGA